In Diaphorobacter ruginosibacter, the genomic stretch GCCATGGGTACGGCCATGCTCTACATGAGCAGCATGCCGCCGCAGACCGGCGGGCCCAATGGCGATCTGACCGAGGCCGACCTGCAGGCCGTGCGCGAGCTGCCCGAGATGCGCTACGTGCTGCCGGTCATCGGCGATCCCACGACGGTGCGCCATGGGCGCGTGGACAAGCAGGTCTATGTATTCGCGTCGGGTGAGGAGATGCCTGCCGTGCACCACTGGTCGGTGGCGCAGGGGCGCTTCTATACCGAGGCCGAAGACCGTGCGCTCGCGCCGCTCGTCGTGCTGGGGCACAAGGCCAGCCGGCATTTCTTTCCGGACGTGCCGAGCCCGCTCGGCAGGCAGTTGCTCATCGGCGCCTCGCCCTTCGAGGTGATCGGCGTAATGGCCGAACGCGGTGCGGACTCGGGCGTGCAGGACTACGACGACATGGTGTTCATTCCCTACCGCGCGGGCCGCGCGCGGGTCTACCAGGCGCAGACGCAGCCCGACTACGTGGTGATGCAGGCGGTGTCGGCAGACAAGGTGTACGAGGCCGAGGCCGCCATCCGCAAGCTGCTCGTCGCACGCCATGGCCGCGAGGACTTCGGCATCGGCAACGCGGCGGCGCGCATCCAGGCCGAGATGCAGACCCGGCGCAGCATGAGCGTGATGCTGGGGCTGATTGCCGCCGTCTCGCTCGTGGTGGGCGGTATCGGCGTGATGAACGTGATGCTGATGACGGTGAAGGAGCGCACGCGCGAGATCGGCATCCGCGTGGCGACCGGTGCGCGCCAGCGCGACATCCTGCGGCAGTTCATGACCGAGGCGGTCATGGTCACCCTGGTGGGCGGCGCTGCGGGAGTGGCCTGCGGCCTGCTCGTGGGGGCCGTGCTGATTCTTGCCGGCGTACCGGTGGTGTTTTCCATATCGGCGATGCTGGGAGCCTTTGCCTGCGCCGTCGCGACGGGCCTGGTGTTCGGCTACATGCCTGCACGCACGGCCGCAAGGCTCGACCCGGTGGTCGCATTGACGGGGGAGTAGGCATGCGGCAACGACGACGGACAACGAATGCACAGGCCCGCGCAGCCATGCTGGCGTGCGTGGTGTGGCTGACCGGATGTGCCTCGGTCGGCGGGCCATCGGTGGGCACGCCGCCTGCGCTTCCCCCGCAATGGACGGGCGAGGCCGAGGGCCGTTCGCAGGTGAGCGTGGCTGTGGGCGTCGAGGCGGGCGTGGCAGACGATTGGTGGAGGGCCTTCGGCAGTGTCGAGCTGGATGCGCTGGTGGCGCGCGCGGCCGCGGAGAACCAGGATGTGGCCGCGGCCACTGCGCGCGTGAGGCAGGCCGATGCGCTTGCGCGGCAGGCCGGGGCGGCGTTGCTTCCTGCACTGAACGCATCGCTCTCCGCGAACCGTGAGGCGCGCCTGGGCGGCAGTGCGCAGGCGTCCGGCAACCAGTGGGGCGCAGGCCTGGCGGCAAGCTACGAGATCGACTTCTGGGGGCGCCATGGTGCCGGGGCCAGGGCGGCCGAGGCACAGCGACAGGCCAGCCTGTTCGACAGGGATACGCTGACGCTGAGCGTCAGTGCGGGCGTGGCCGACATGTGGCTGCGGTGGCATGCACTGCACGAGAGGCAACGCATCGCGCACGACAGCCTTGCGAACTCCGAGCGCCTTCTGCGCTGGCTCGAGGCGCGGGCGCGGGCCGGATCGGCCTCTGCGCTCGAGCTTGCGCAGCAGCGCGGCCTGGTGGCGCAGCGTCGGCGCGACATTGCGAGTTTGGCGCAGGAGATGGCAGCGGCCCACGGCGCCCTGTCGCTCCTGCTGGGCGAGCCCATCGACGCGAGGCGCCTTGCTTCCGGCGATGGGAACGTCTGGAACGCCCTGGCCGAGCCCTCCATCGGTGCGGGTCTGCCATCGCAACTGCTCGTGCGACGTCCCGACATTGCTCGCGCGGAGGCCCGGCTGGCCGCGGCCGACGCCAACGTCGAGGCGGCGCGCGCCGCGATGCTGCCGTCGTTCACGCTGCGCGCCGGCGTTGCCACGGGCGGCAGCCGCCCGGGCGCCCTGTTCGACAACCCGCTCTACACACTGGCAGCCGGGCTTGCAGCCCCGATCTTCGATGCGGGCCGCCTGCGGGCCGGGGCCGACCTGGCGCAGGCGCAGCGCGACGAACTGCTTGCCGACTACCACCGCAGCATCGTCGCGGCATGGACGGATGCGGATGTTGCTCTGCAGTCCGTGGCGTACCTGCAGGAGCAAAGCCTGGCGCATGCGCAGGTGCTGGCGGAAGCCGAACGCGCTCTGGCATGGGCGGAGCGCCGGTATGCCGCCGGAGCCGAAACGCTGCTCCTGCTGCTGGACGCGCAGCGCACGCTCCATGCCGCGCAGGATGGGGCGGTGCAGCTCAAGCAGGCCCGCCTGCAGGCGCGGGTTGCGGTCTACAAGGCCCTTGGCGGAGGGTGGACCGCGCCGCGATGAGGCCGTTCGTAGTCTGCTAAATTCTCCGGCATGACACAGCTTGCTGGAAAACACATAGTTCTCGGCCTGAGTGGCGGCGTGGCCTGCTACAAGTCGGCCGAATTGTGCCGACTGTTGATCAAGGCCGGCGCCACGGTCCAGGTCGTGATGACGGAGGACGCCGCCCAGTTCATCACGCCGGTCACCATGCAGGCGCTGAGCGGCCGGCCCGTGCATTCCTCGCAGTGGGATGCGCGTGAGCCCAACAACATGCCGCACATCAACCTGAGCCGCGAGGCCGACGCGATCCTGATCGCGCCGTGCAGCGCCAATTTCATCGCCCGGCTGGCGCAGGGGCGCTCGGACGAACTGCTGAGCCTGCTGTGCCTGGCACGGCCGATCGAGCGGGTGCCGCTGCTGCTGGCACCGGCAATGAACCGCGAGATGTGGCTGCACCCCGCCACCCAGCGCAACATGGCGCAGGTCGCAAGCGACGGCGCGCTGATACTGGGCGTGGGCAATGGCCCGCAAGCCTGTGGTGAAACCGGCGATGGCCGCATGCTCGAGCCTGAGCAGATCGTGGAAGACCTGGCGGCGCAGCTTTCCCCCAAGAAACTGGTCGGTCACCATGTTCTGGTGACGGCGGGGCCCACCTTCGAGGCGATCGATCCCGTGCGCGGCATCACCAACCTCTCCAGCGGCAAGATGGGCTTTGCGATTGCGCGCGCCGCGCGTGACGCGGGCGCGCGCGTCACGCTGATTGCCGGCCCGGTGCATCTGCAGACGCCGCGCGGCGTGCAGCGCGTGGATGTGCAATCGGCGCAGCAGATGTTCGATGTGGCCACGGCGCTGGTCACCGAGGCATCGATCTTCATCGCGACGGCCGCGGTGGCGGATTGGCGACCGGCGCAGGCCAGCGAGCAGAAGATCAAGAAAGATGGCTCGGGAGAGGTGCCCGCGCTCACCTTTGTCGAGAATCCGGACATCCTGGCCAGCATTGCGCACTCCCGGGCCGCCGAGTCGGGGGCGCTGTTCTGCGTCGGCTTCGCGGCCGAAAGCGAGAACCTGTTGGCCCATGCCAGTGCCAAGCGCAAGAGAAAGGGCGTGCCGCTCCTGGTCGGCAATATCGGCCCGGCCACCTTCGGACAGGACGACAACGCGCTGGTGCTGATCGACGCGGAAGGACATCGCGAGATGGCCCGTGCGTCCAAACAGGTGCTGGCGGATGAGCTGATCGCCGACATCGCACGGCGCGTGCCCGTCAAGGGCTGAGCGGGCTCGCACGCACGGCCCGCCACTCGCTGTCCACCACGCACCACGGGAGTTCCACCATGCGCGAAATCTTTGGAAACGCTCCGGCCCATCCCGCTGATACGCCCCCGGACGGTGACTTCGCACGCTATGTGGAGGCCTTGGTGGAGCGGCAGGCAAGGGCCCTTGCGGGCGGTCAGCAGATCGCGCAGGTGTCGCAACAGCTGCAGATGCCTCAACAGCCGGGAAGGCCGGTGCAATCCGCGCAGGGAAGGGCATTGCCGCTGCCCGCGAAGGAGAGCAAGGGAGTGAAGGCGGCAAAAGAGGCGGCCCAGGGGGCGGTGCTGCCGTCGTGGCACGATACCCGGCAGGCGACCAAGACCGCCGAGAGGTGGGACGTGCCTCCGCTGCCCGGGGCCGGGCCGACGTTGACGCGGCTGCTGATCTCCATTGCCGTGGCAGCGGCGATAGGGTTGTTTTCTGTGCTGAATATCCGATGGGGCCCTGCGCTCGCTACACTCCTCCTCCTTTTTGCTGCGGCCCAAGGCATACGCAGGATTCTTGGCGGACTCAAGGGCCGGAAGTAGCGCCCTCCCGTCCGTCACAACGAAAGTAGTCTCAAGTGAAGATTGATGTGAAAGTTCTCGATCCGCGCATGGCGGATCAATTGCCCGCCTACGCAACGCCCGGCAGCGCCGGCCTTGACCTGCGGGCCTGCCTCGATGCTCCGCTCACGCTGGCGCCCAATGCGTGGCAGCTGGTGCCCACCGGCATCGCGATCCACCTGCGTGATCCAGGTTATGCCGCACTGATCCTGCCGCGCTCGGGCCTGGGCCACAAGCACGGCATCGTGCTGGGCAACCTGGTGGGCCTGATCGACAGCGACTACCAGGGCCAGCTCATGGTGAGCGCCTGGAACCGCAGCGATGTGGCCTTCACATTGCAGCCAATGGAGCGCCTGGCGCAGCTCGTCATCGTGCCTGTGATGCAGGCGCAGTTCAATGTGGTGGCCGAGTTCGACACTGCGAGCGAGCGCGGCGAGGGCGGGTACGGATCCACCGGGAAACACTGAGGTCGTCTGCGGCCGTGCACGAGGTCGCGATGTTGGCGAGGCTGTGTATCGGGACGGTAAAGCCGGTTCAGGACTACACAAGGGTGTTTGGAGAGGCCGCAGCATGTTGTACAAGGCACCCGCATGGTGCGGGCCACGGTACATGAAAAGGAACGATGAAATGCGTGCACCTCGACGAATCGCCTCCATCTCAGGCGCGCTGGCGCTGGCAGGGCTGCTCAGCGCCTGCGCCTACCAGGATCCCTATGGCGGGGGATATCCTCCACCTCCGCCGCAGCCCACCGCCGGCTACGGTGGCGGATATCAGCAACCCGACCAGAACGTGGCCGAATATGGCGTCCTGAGGAACATCGAGGCCCAGCCTCGTACCTATCAGCGGGGCTCCACGTCCGGCGTGGGGGCCGTTCTCGGCGCCGTGGTCGGTGGTGTGCTGGGCAATCAGATTGGTGGCGGGCTGGGACGCGCCGCAGCCACTGCGGCTGGCGCCGTGGGTGGCGCCTACGCAGGCAATGCACTGGAAGGGCGCACGGCCCCGAGTGGCGAGGTGGGCGGTCTCTACCGCCTGATCATCCAGCTCGACCGCGGCGGCGAACGTATCTATGACGTGCCGGATCCCGGCGATCTGCGCCCCGGCGATCGCGTGCGCATGGTCAACGGGCAGATCTCGCGCTATTGAGGATGAGGTCCATGGCGAGGCGCACAGCGCAATGATGCACTGCCCGTGCGCCCCTGCCGGTCTTGGCTAGTGAACCGTGTCGCTGCCGGGTGCCATGGGCTGGATGCGGAAGAAGCCGGTGCCCGCAGAGCCCCGGCCGACCTCGTCCTCGGTGGCTTCGCGGATGGCGTGGATCTTCAGCTTGATGCGCAGCGCAATGCCGGCGAGCGGATGATTGCCGTCCAGCACCACATGCTCCGGATAGATCTGCGCCACTGTGTACAGCGCATCCTTGGGCATGCCGGGCGAAAGACCTTCGGGAAGGGCAGTGCCGTCGAAGGTCATTCCCTCTTCGATGTCGGGCGGAAACTTGTCCCTGGGTTCCAGAAAGATCAAGTTTTCCTGATATTCACCGAAGGCTTCTTCGGGTTCGAGGTGTAATTGCAGCTCATCGCCGACTTTGTGACCCTGCAGGGCTTCATCGATACGGGTGAGCAGATCGTCTCCACCGACGAGAAATTCGACCGGTTCGTCGAGAACGTCCAGCTCATCGCCCAGCGTATCCTTGAGCTCCCAGGTCAGTGCGACAACACATTGTTGAGTGATTTCCATAGGAGAATTGTCGCAGTTCGTTCGACGGCCGCCAACGCGGCCTTTTTCACGCCATGGATGTTCAGAAAATCACCCCCTTGCTGGGCGGCATGTCGCCGGCCCAGTTCATGCGCAAGCACTGGCACAGGAAGCCGCTGCTGGTGCGCCAGGCCATCCCCGGGTTCATGGCGCCGATTCCGCGCGCCGAGCTGTTCGAGCTGGCAGGGCAGGAGGGCGTCGAGTCCCGCCTGATCCAGCAGAAGAAGACCGGCTGGTCGCTCCAGCATGGACCCTTCCAGCGCCGCGCCTTGCCTTCGCTCGGCACGCCTGAATGGACGCTGCTGGTCCAGGGCGTTGACCTGCACCATGCCGCCGGCCGTGCGTTGCTGGACGAATTCCGTTTCGTTCCCGAGGCGCGCCTGGATGACCTGATGATCAGCTATGCGAGCGATGGCGGCGGGGTCGGTCCGCATTTCGACAGCTACGACGTATTCCTTCTGCAGGCGCATGGCAGGCGCCGCTGGCGCATCGGCCGCCAGCGCGATCCGTCGCTGGTCGAGGGTATGCCGGTGAAGATCCTCGCGAACTTCGAGCCCGAGGAGGAATACGTCCTGGAGCCGGGCGACATGCTGTACCTGCCCCCCCGCTGGGCGCACTACGGCATTGCCGAGGGCGAATGCATGACGTACTCGATCGGCTTTCGCTCCGCCCAGCGTGACGAGCTGGCACGCGAGACGCTGCTGCGCATCGCGGATGCGCTCGGCGAGTCGGAGGGTTCTCCGATCTACCGCGATCCCGGCCAGGAGGCCGTCGATGCGCCGGGCCAGGTGCCGCCCGCGCTGCAGGAGTTCGCCCGTGAGGGCGTGATGCGTGCGCTCGCTCAGGGGCAGGTGCTCGAGCGGGCCCTGGGCGAGGCGCTGACCGAGCCCAAGGGCAATGTCTGGTTCGATCCACCGGAGGACGAGCCGGACCTGACGCAGCTCGGCATCGAGCTCGATCGCCGCAGCCGCATGATGTATGACGAGAAGCATGTGTACATCAATGGTGAAAGCTACCGGGCCTCGGGCCGCGATGCCGCGCTGATGCGCACGCTGGCCAACGAGCGCAGGCTTTCCGCGCGCGAGCTTGCCAAGGCCAGCGATGAGGCTTTGTCCCTGCTGGAGTCCTGGTTCGATGACGGCTGGGTGCGCGCGTTGACGCAGGGCTGAGTCCCGACACAGCCGACGGAGGCCCTCCTGCATGACCGACAACTGCGATACCGAGAGCGATGGAAGCTGCCCATTCCCGCAAGGACGCTTCGATGGGCCGGCAGAGTTCCAGCAGTGGATTCGGCTGGCGTTGCACGGTGCCGCGGAGCAGGGCCTCAGGGAATTGATCCTGTGCGACCGCGATTTCAGGGACTGGCCGCTCGGCGAGCGCGAAGTGCTGGAGGCGTTGAATGCCTGGGCTTCGGCAGGAGGTCCTTCGTCAGGGCGCAGCCCGCGAAAATGCATCGTGCTGGCGGGCAGCTTCGAGTTCCTGCGTGCCCGGCACCCTCGCTTCGTTCAGTGGCGCACCCGCTGGGATCATATTATCGAGTGCCGCCTGCTGGGCACCCGCAACGCATCGGACATCCCCAGCGCCATCTGGGCGCCGGGCTGGTGCCTGCAGCGGCTTGACGTGGAGCGCAGCCGGGGGACGGCCACCACCGATGCACGGCACGGACTGGTGCTGCACGAGCATCTGCGGGAATGGATTGCGAGCCGCAGCCGTCCGGGGTTCCCCGCGACGATATTGGGGTTGTGACCAAAAAGTCACAGGAATGTAAACCTTCATGATTCACGTCGGGATAACCCTCTATTGCCCAAAATAATTCTTATAATATGTGGCTGTAATTCGCAAATCGTGGGGCTCAGTATGGATTGGGTGCCCCATTCGGCCTTGTGCATTGCTTTGCAAGAGGTGGGCATAAGGGCTAATCAAATCTGATCTGACTGTCCAAATAGGAAATTGAAATGAAGAACTCCATCGTTCTCGCCGCTCTGGTTGCTGCTGTTGCCCTGTCCGCTTGCGGCAAGAAGGAAGAAGCTGCTCCCGCTCCTGCGCCAGCTCCTGTTGAAGCCCCGGCTGCTGCTCCCGCTGCCGACCAGGCCGCTGCTGCTGCCAGCCAGGCTGCCGCCGCTGCGACCGAAGCCGCTTCCGCTGCTGTGGACGCCGCATCCGCTGCTGCTTCCGCTACCGTCGACGCTGCTGCCAATGCCGCGAACAACGCCGCTGACGCTGCCAAGGCTGCCGCTGATGCCGCTGCCAACGCTGCTGCTTCCGCTGCCAACAAGTAATAATCACTCTTCTGCAGCGCGGGCCTGAAAGATGGCTTGTGCAACTGAGGGTAAAGGCTCCACCGAAAGGTTGGAGCCTTTTTGTTTTGGGTGCCACGCAATGCGCGAACGCGGTGAAATGCGTGACGCTATCCGCTGTTTATCTCGTTTGTGTCTCTTTGTTTTTTCAACAGCAAAATGAAAATCCTGTCCCGGAGCGTGGGGAATGATCAGGTAGCCGTCAGGGGAACTCCATTTCAAAATGGAATGGCGTGAAATGAGCGGTAAATCCTGCTGGACAAAAGTGGCATTAATCGAGTGGATTTGCTGGCGTCAGTTGCCGACCTGGACCCAGCATGAGCCGGATTTCTGCAACGCCACGTCGATGTCGGCTGCATCGCGTCCCAGGGCGGTGGCGAGTGCCTGTCGGGCCAGTTTGGGCAGGTTGTTCTCCTTGCTCAAATGCGCTGCCACCACGCGCTGAAGCCTGTCCCTGTCCACGAACTGGAGCAGTTGCGCGGTCTGCTCATTGGCCAGATGGCCATGGTCACCGCCGATGCGCCGCTTGAGAAACGCGGGGTAGCGGCCATTGCGCAGCATCTCACTGTCGTGATTGGCTTCGATGAGCAACGCGTCGCAGTCCGCAATGTAGGGCGCGACCGCGAGACTGGCGTGTCCGAGGTCGGTGAGCAGCGCGATATGCCGTGCCCCATCGCTCACGCGCAGGTGCAGCGGCTCCCGGGCGTCATGTGGCACGGCAAACGGCAGGACCTCCATGGCCCCCAGGTCGATGCTCTCGCCATGTGCCGTGATGCGCAGAAGGCCATGAAGATCGGGCTCACCGATCGCCTCATAGGTTCCGCGGCTCATCCAGACGGGAATGCCGTGGCGTAACGCGAGCGTCGCCATGCAGCCGACATGGTCGGAGTGTTCATGCGTGATGAAGATGCCATCGATCTGCTGTATCCCGAGGCCCGCTTCGCCCAGGCGCTCGGCGGTGATGCGGATTCCGAGGCCGCAATCCACCAGCAGTCTCCTGGTGGAGTGGCCGCTGCGGCCTTCGACGATGGTGGAGTTGCCCGAGCTGCCACTGCCCAGGCTCTTGAAGCGAAGCATGCGCTATGTACCGCGGTAGAGGCCCTGTCTGATCGAAAAAGAAAAATGCGCCTTGTCCACGGACATGGACAAAGGCGCATGGTGGAGTGTACATCGGTGCCGGATCGGGCACCGATGTCCTCACGTGCTTACTTCATGTCGTCGGCCAGCACGCGCAGGATGCGCTCGGCATTGGCCGAGGTTTCCGGTGCGCCGGCGGCATTCAGGACCGTCACCACGCTCTGCGATGCTTCGCTGCGGACGACGACGCGGTACTTGAGCGGCGGAACGGCATCCGGTGCACCCTTGAACAGCTTGCTGAAGAAGCCTTGTTCCTTCTTGTTCGGATCGGGTGCGACATAGCGCACGTAGTACACGCCTTCCGCACGGTTGCGATCCTCGACCGTGAAGCCGGTGCGGTCCAGCGACAGGCCGACGCGGCGCCATGCACGATCGAAACCTTCGTCGAGCTGGATAACGGGCACGCCGTTCGCGTTGGTCACCTTGACCGATGGTGCGAGCGGGGTGGTCTGCGCAGCAGCTGCGGCGGCCTTCGACTGGGCTTCACTCACGCCGAGCTTGACCATCATGCGGCGCAGGAATTCGGCCTCAAGCTCCGGGTCGACCGGGCGCGGCTGCCACATCGTGGCGTCCTTCTGCTGGTTGCTGTAGACCTCGATCATGCCTCGATGGCTCACGTAGATGTTGGTGCCGCCCTTGGGGTTGCGCTCCAGGCGTGTGCGGAACTTGTCGCGTTCGCCCGTGGAGTACAGGCCGTCGAACAGCTTGCCGATAGTCGAGCGGATCATGTCCTGCGGGATCTTGGCGCGGTTCTCGGCCCAGTCGGTTTCCAGAATGCCGAGCTCGGAATTTTCCTGGGTGAAGACGAAGCCGTTCTCGAGCCAGAAGTCACGCACCGGTTCCCAGAGCTTGTCTGCCGGGCGGTCGATCACGAGCCAGCGCTGGTTTCCGTCGCGCTCGATGTGTACGTCGCCGATCGTGGAGGGTGCCGTGTTGGGACCTGTGGGCTTCTGTGCCTGGCCCGCCTCGTAGGCTTGCGCGGAGACAGCGCCGCCGGGCACGGTGTAGCGGGTGTCGCGCGAGAGCTGTGTCAGGTCGGGCGGCACCTCGAGTGTCGCGCCCTTCTTGGCGCTCTTATAGTCGATCTTGTCGCTCTCCAGCACGGAGCAGGCGGACAAAGCCAAAGCCAGGCCCAGCAGGCCGAGTCGTGTCGTAGCGTTCACGCGAAATTCCTCATTGATTTGGGAGTGCCGTTGGGAGCGGTATCAGGCCGGTCGCAGGGGCGGTCGCCGGCCTCAGCCGAGCAGGCCCGCCGCACGCAGGGCAGCCTCCACCACCGCTTCGTTGCCCTGGCTCATGGTCGTCATCGGCAGGCGCAGCGTGCCGCCGCACAGGCCCATGCGCTCCATGGCCCACTTCACGGGGATGGGGTTGGCTTCCACGAAAAGGTTCTTGTGCACCGGCAGAAGCCTGAACTGGATCTCCATGGCCTTGCGGACATCGCCTGCGATCGCAGCCTTGCACAGCTCGGCCATCAGACGTGGTGCCACGTTGGCTGTCACGCTGATGTTGCCCTGTCCACCGCAGAGCATGAGCGCCACGGCGGTCGGGTCGTCACCGGAGTAGACGGAGAAATGTGCGGGCTTTTCACGGATCAGCCACTGCGCGCGCTCGATGTTGCCGGTGGCTTCCTTGATGCCGACGATGCCGGGCACCTGGGCCAGGCGCATCACGGTTTCATGGTGCATGTCGGCCACCGAGCGGCCGGGCACGTTGTACAGGTACATCGGCAGGTCGCCCACGGTCTCGGCGATGGTCTTGAAGTGCTGGTACTGGCCTTCTTGCGTCGGCTTGTTGTAGTAGGGCACGACCTGCAGCTGGCTGTCGGCACCCACGCTCTTGGCGAACTTGGCAAGCTCGATCGCCTCCGCGGTGGAGTTGGCGCCGCAGCCGGCCATCACGGGGACGCGGCCGGCGGCTTGCTCGACGGACACGCGGATGATCTCGCAGTGCTCTTCCACATTCACTGTGGGGGACTCGCCGGTGGTACCGACGACGCCAAGGCAGGCCGTGCCTTCGGCGATGTGCCAGTCGATCAGTTTGCGCAGGGTGGGGTAGTCCACACTGCCGTCCTTGTGCATGGGAGTGACCAGGGCAACGATGCTGCCGGTCAGGGGAGCGCTGGGAGAAGTCATGTCCGTGTCTTTATACGGGAAAGAAGCATTCTAACTAGTCAGAGTGTGGCCCAGGGAGGCCCTGAACAACTCTGCCGCGGAATCGGGTTCGCGTCGGGCCACGATGCGTTGAACGAATCGCTCGGGATCGTCCAGGAATCCGTCCTCGTAGGCAATGACGCG encodes the following:
- the dapA gene encoding 4-hydroxy-tetrahydrodipicolinate synthase yields the protein MTSPSAPLTGSIVALVTPMHKDGSVDYPTLRKLIDWHIAEGTACLGVVGTTGESPTVNVEEHCEIIRVSVEQAAGRVPVMAGCGANSTAEAIELAKFAKSVGADSQLQVVPYYNKPTQEGQYQHFKTIAETVGDLPMYLYNVPGRSVADMHHETVMRLAQVPGIVGIKEATGNIERAQWLIREKPAHFSVYSGDDPTAVALMLCGGQGNISVTANVAPRLMAELCKAAIAGDVRKAMEIQFRLLPVHKNLFVEANPIPVKWAMERMGLCGGTLRLPMTTMSQGNEAVVEAALRAAGLLG
- a CDS encoding FKBP-type peptidyl-prolyl cis-trans isomerase produces the protein MEITQQCVVALTWELKDTLGDELDVLDEPVEFLVGGDDLLTRIDEALQGHKVGDELQLHLEPEEAFGEYQENLIFLEPRDKFPPDIEEGMTFDGTALPEGLSPGMPKDALYTVAQIYPEHVVLDGNHPLAGIALRIKLKIHAIREATEDEVGRGSAGTGFFRIQPMAPGSDTVH
- the bamC gene encoding outer membrane protein assembly factor BamC produces the protein MNATTRLGLLGLALALSACSVLESDKIDYKSAKKGATLEVPPDLTQLSRDTRYTVPGGAVSAQAYEAGQAQKPTGPNTAPSTIGDVHIERDGNQRWLVIDRPADKLWEPVRDFWLENGFVFTQENSELGILETDWAENRAKIPQDMIRSTIGKLFDGLYSTGERDKFRTRLERNPKGGTNIYVSHRGMIEVYSNQQKDATMWQPRPVDPELEAEFLRRMMVKLGVSEAQSKAAAAAAQTTPLAPSVKVTNANGVPVIQLDEGFDRAWRRVGLSLDRTGFTVEDRNRAEGVYYVRYVAPDPNKKEQGFFSKLFKGAPDAVPPLKYRVVVRSEASQSVVTVLNAAGAPETSANAERILRVLADDMK
- the dut gene encoding dUTP diphosphatase, yielding MKIDVKVLDPRMADQLPAYATPGSAGLDLRACLDAPLTLAPNAWQLVPTGIAIHLRDPGYAALILPRSGLGHKHGIVLGNLVGLIDSDYQGQLMVSAWNRSDVAFTLQPMERLAQLVIVPVMQAQFNVVAEFDTASERGEGGYGSTGKH
- the coaBC gene encoding bifunctional phosphopantothenoylcysteine decarboxylase/phosphopantothenate--cysteine ligase CoaBC; translated protein: MTQLAGKHIVLGLSGGVACYKSAELCRLLIKAGATVQVVMTEDAAQFITPVTMQALSGRPVHSSQWDAREPNNMPHINLSREADAILIAPCSANFIARLAQGRSDELLSLLCLARPIERVPLLLAPAMNREMWLHPATQRNMAQVASDGALILGVGNGPQACGETGDGRMLEPEQIVEDLAAQLSPKKLVGHHVLVTAGPTFEAIDPVRGITNLSSGKMGFAIARAARDAGARVTLIAGPVHLQTPRGVQRVDVQSAQQMFDVATALVTEASIFIATAAVADWRPAQASEQKIKKDGSGEVPALTFVENPDILASIAHSRAAESGALFCVGFAAESENLLAHASAKRKRKGVPLLVGNIGPATFGQDDNALVLIDAEGHREMARASKQVLADELIADIARRVPVKG
- a CDS encoding glycine zipper 2TM domain-containing protein, with translation MRAPRRIASISGALALAGLLSACAYQDPYGGGYPPPPPQPTAGYGGGYQQPDQNVAEYGVLRNIEAQPRTYQRGSTSGVGAVLGAVVGGVLGNQIGGGLGRAAATAAGAVGGAYAGNALEGRTAPSGEVGGLYRLIIQLDRGGERIYDVPDPGDLRPGDRVRMVNGQISRY
- a CDS encoding efflux transporter outer membrane subunit, with amino-acid sequence MRQRRRTTNAQARAAMLACVVWLTGCASVGGPSVGTPPALPPQWTGEAEGRSQVSVAVGVEAGVADDWWRAFGSVELDALVARAAAENQDVAAATARVRQADALARQAGAALLPALNASLSANREARLGGSAQASGNQWGAGLAASYEIDFWGRHGAGARAAEAQRQASLFDRDTLTLSVSAGVADMWLRWHALHERQRIAHDSLANSERLLRWLEARARAGSASALELAQQRGLVAQRRRDIASLAQEMAAAHGALSLLLGEPIDARRLASGDGNVWNALAEPSIGAGLPSQLLVRRPDIARAEARLAAADANVEAARAAMLPSFTLRAGVATGGSRPGALFDNPLYTLAAGLAAPIFDAGRLRAGADLAQAQRDELLADYHRSIVAAWTDADVALQSVAYLQEQSLAHAQVLAEAERALAWAERRYAAGAETLLLLLDAQRTLHAAQDGAVQLKQARLQARVAVYKALGGGWTAPR
- a CDS encoding MBL fold metallo-hydrolase — encoded protein: MLRFKSLGSGSSGNSTIVEGRSGHSTRRLLVDCGLGIRITAERLGEAGLGIQQIDGIFITHEHSDHVGCMATLALRHGIPVWMSRGTYEAIGEPDLHGLLRITAHGESIDLGAMEVLPFAVPHDAREPLHLRVSDGARHIALLTDLGHASLAVAPYIADCDALLIEANHDSEMLRNGRYPAFLKRRIGGDHGHLANEQTAQLLQFVDRDRLQRVVAAHLSKENNLPKLARQALATALGRDAADIDVALQKSGSCWVQVGN
- a CDS encoding ABC transporter permease: MVNAGPPLIVLEGIRRRYGGMGGQPEVEVLHGIDLTIHAGEFVAIVGQSGSGKSTLMHLLGCLDRASAGSYHFAGHDVAELDSDALAWLRREAFGFVFQGYHLIATESASENVQVPALYAGLPEAQRAERAAALLARLGLGDKLDLRPNQLSGGQQQRVSIARALMNGGRIILADEPTGALDSRSGEQVMGLLRELADAGHTIILITHDHQVAAQARRVVEIRDGSILSDSAGAVPMVAGDTTPDATGVNGVNRANGATNGGGTAGALPSLQLDPVQARHAAARTLWNELGESARTAWRGMRLNRVRTGLTLLGIVIGVVSVIVMLAIGEGARRQVLERMGAMGTAMLYMSSMPPQTGGPNGDLTEADLQAVRELPEMRYVLPVIGDPTTVRHGRVDKQVYVFASGEEMPAVHHWSVAQGRFYTEAEDRALAPLVVLGHKASRHFFPDVPSPLGRQLLIGASPFEVIGVMAERGADSGVQDYDDMVFIPYRAGRARVYQAQTQPDYVVMQAVSADKVYEAEAAIRKLLVARHGREDFGIGNAAARIQAEMQTRRSMSVMLGLIAAVSLVVGGIGVMNVMLMTVKERTREIGIRVATGARQRDILRQFMTEAVMVTLVGGAAGVACGLLVGAVLILAGVPVVFSISAMLGAFACAVATGLVFGYMPARTAARLDPVVALTGE
- a CDS encoding JmjC domain-containing protein, with protein sequence MDVQKITPLLGGMSPAQFMRKHWHRKPLLVRQAIPGFMAPIPRAELFELAGQEGVESRLIQQKKTGWSLQHGPFQRRALPSLGTPEWTLLVQGVDLHHAAGRALLDEFRFVPEARLDDLMISYASDGGGVGPHFDSYDVFLLQAHGRRRWRIGRQRDPSLVEGMPVKILANFEPEEEYVLEPGDMLYLPPRWAHYGIAEGECMTYSIGFRSAQRDELARETLLRIADALGESEGSPIYRDPGQEAVDAPGQVPPALQEFAREGVMRALAQGQVLERALGEALTEPKGNVWFDPPEDEPDLTQLGIELDRRSRMMYDEKHVYINGESYRASGRDAALMRTLANERRLSARELAKASDEALSLLESWFDDGWVRALTQG